The Solanum lycopersicum chromosome 2, SLM_r2.1 DNA window ACTGTAGTTCCCCCAGAGTTTAGTAATAGTGATATTAGAGAGGCTTCTCTTGCTTTAGCCTGAGCCATGACTACTCAAGCGAATTTGAGTGTGGTGCCTAGGGTTAATGTTATGGAGAGCAGTATGATGTCtaggttaatttatttttgaggatgaatcctcctctATTTCTTTTCTCAATGGTGGGAGAGGATCTCCAGGAGTTCCTAGATGGggtgtacaaggtgttgagttCCATGGGAGTGACTTCTATGGAGAAGGCGGAGCTACCTTTGtatcaattgagggatgttgctcaagtgtggtacactaAATGGAAGGACAATAGGACAGTGGAGTTGGGTCCTATTCaatgggaagaatttaaggaagcttTTCTTGGGAAGTACTTTCCCCATGAGAGAAGGGAAGTTAAGGAAGAGGAGTACATCAATCTAAAGCATGGCAAATTTGAGTGTTaaggaatactctttgaaattctcaaTGTTAGCTAGATATGCCCCAACCCCTGTGTCAAATCTGAGGGATGAGCTGAGTTATTTTGTGATGGGTGTCACCGATCTAGCGAGGGAGGaatgtcgtacgaccatgctacatgatgatatgaccctagctagACATATGGTGTATGGCCAAATAATTAAAGAGTCCAAACATAAGAGGATGTCTAGAAACATGAAAAAGAGTGGTTCTAGTGATCATGATCATTCTAGGTTTTAGAAGGGGTctcaaactcaagaagaaccTAGGAATGAAAAGgtgaaatttgagaaagaaggtggttctcaaaatggaAAACCTACAAGTGTCACCTGTGGAAAGAGGCACTATGGGGAATGCCTAAAGGGTACCCGGagttgctttggttgtggtaaagaAGGACACAAGGTGAGAGAATGTCCTACCATTtcttctagaggaagagagggtaAACAAGTTGTTCCTTATGTTCCAACGGATGATGCTCCAAATAAGTGGCTTTCCTATGCACTCCGGGCTAAAGGATCAAAATCGGATGAGGATGAGGAATGATGGTAAGTTCTTCTCTTTATTTAGTGTTATGAATTCCTTCTAAGTTGGATATTATGGTGAGTAAAGGATTTCTGGTTGATTGTTTCCTCTTTTCTATTAAACTCAAGCTTGAGAGTAGAAAGTAATAGAAGTATTTTGCATGTTGCATTGTGTTAAAGGGTCTTTTCGAAATTGAATTTCACTGATTCCTTGCATTGTTCATTTgaggatttttttattttgttgtaagatgttttaattttattatacaaTTCATAATAGCATTTTTCCATCATGAAATGcctaaaatatgaatttttttaaaaaattgccTAAATCAGTGTAATGCATTCCCTTTcactgaattttttttagaaattgaatAACTCATTATATGGtctaaaattgttttaatgttgttataattcatgtatatgagtattatattaaatataaaatgagttttttctattttcaatgAAGCATGTGATTTTGTAAcatgatgagttatagaatttcttcttgtttcttgttgtgttgtgatcCTCTAGGTTATGTGAAGTtgattttatcttatatttttgtattgtatGAGATTCTTAATTGTATAATAATTAGTTTCTAATTAAATCTTTGTTCTTGGAAGTGTTTGCATAGTAGTAAGTGTAACTCGAGGAGAAATATTGTCCAAGTGAGGGAAAATATAAGacccgaaaatgacttaggttaatctagagcctaacatgtttttcatgattgtataaggtcctaaagtgtcaaaaatattgtaattagGAAGTGTCTAATAGTTAAGGCGCATTAAACGTCAAATGTCAAGGGGCGTCTAAGACGTTCCACGACTAAGTCACCTTTGTGCCCTATATATTGTTATATGTTTTATGAGTGATTCGTGGGGTTATAAGGTACTTTAATAAGTTATTATGGTTTATATATGAAGTGTGtcaagtttggaggtcaaacgttcttgaacgtccatgacattcaaaagggttgccttgaaatgactttttgtgtcttggcatgtttcatcgagttttacgtgttcgttttggatgaaaattGATGTGAGAGATATTAAACACAAATACGAGCATTTTTGGGTCGGACTCCTTTGGGAAAAAATCCCTAAGTAACAACTAagagtccttgaggaaggactcTTTACATTGATCCAAGACTGCCTAGACAGATCCAACGACTGAGGCAATCAACGGCTTGTTGGCCAGTCGATGCCCCATCTATGGGGTTTCGTAGGTTAGTATTTAGGCGTGGGAGAACATAGGAAACATAATAGCCTCATTCCCCAACAACAGACAACAGGACGATCCGTTGGTCAAGGGACATGCCGTCGGTGGTCTTCCGTCTATGAAGGTTGTCTCCTGCGCACTCACTATTAAGCTTAAGGGGTGAAGTCCACATCCGAATAAGATAAAGGGAAGTTCCTAAATGGTATTATggttattttaaatatgtttatgtgTCTAAGAAACtttgaagatttcattcttcaaaaatcaaaactcaaattcccttagaaattctctagaactccattggagcaaAAAATCAAGGAAGGGCATGGATGGGACAATTAAGTGggtattcttcatcaaattgaataatcatcttcattaaggtatggttattgatccttgaaactctattcatgaaGGAGCTCGACTTTCAAAGaatttttctaaagtttaaAAGCATTGcgtattgattgaatttttgttaattagatGGTTTTTACTCAATTAAcatatgaacccatgtaatttaTGAAACCTaatttttgactactttatgatttaagtgatttggacttgatgcttatgaattctaatcTAGTTTCTTATGGGCTATTGAGTAATGtaataaatccattgaattgatatctaggttgtattagattgatgaatctttattgaattgacctagtttcattgggTATCATAGTTCTTGTATTGAATTGTtgtcatggccatgggtaagggcaaTATGGTATTTAATTGAATGGTTTAGCATTGGATTGATGTACTTAGGATGGAGTAGGGGGCATGCTGACCTAATTCTgcttattttatgttaattagacttgaattattttgtgattggtATAGTCTACTTATAGTGGCAGATTCATATGCTTTACTTGCGATTTGTATGGTCgtggtgtcattattttaagtaatatgatgaaCATGGCCTTATCGGCAACTAATTGaagtattttgatgatttatataGTTTATTATGTGAGGTTGgatattatctatatatataataaataatctGAAAGTATATGTGCTCTTCTATTGATGATATTTAGGTTATCATGTTAGATTATTactatgtatttttctttatagCCTTAAGGTTGATGCGTGATTATTCCTATTtcactatatgagtctatgatggtcgTATAAATGATTGTATGATAGTGTATAGACTGACTTAAAGATATTAACGATTATTTCTATAagtttctagaatgacatgtaatatgtgttagtGAAGTATGGTGTGTCGTGTCTTTGTTCACTTGTGTCCCTTATATGATGTATGtgtgaatgtgaatatgatatgtcttgacttaggatgttaaatcctcttagtcttgtatgtatgaatgcatgagaccttaaatgatgttaaggaATTCTCTATGtgaaaccttaaacctagttgTAAGGTTATGAAAGTTGAAGTCGAAAGCCTTGATGGTATcgttcaagtaaaggaatgataaaCTTAAGCTTGGTTGGCTTGAAAGGCATCATATAAAACATTAGGAATGTCATTCTgacttcttgtcgccattgtagGGTTGCCCTAgttgatatttcttttgtagggtaaatgtgattgggttatgaaattgatatggaacccctttatgtCCTTCAATGTAATTTACTTTATGAGAAccaaggctagcaccgagtgagtatggtaagggaagtagttctagttaaagaatgagactagacTACAAAGAACTCCCTTCCTATTCCTTAGCCATGTGCCTATATGGGAAGTGTCCATgttctaccattggaaagtagaacaccctcattggagtaggatacaactccggattccatgattttctaccatggtctatgCCAGTTATTTCCTATTCGCATTATGTGGAATACCTACTATCATTAGAATAGttatatgaagtttaggtggtggtatgcaCACTATCtacacattgcacaataggctttgaaggtgttaattagagtccctaggtcttgtccaagaccatttcTTGAATgtatttatgtgatgaatgagtcttcaATGGATTAATGACtttaatgacttaagttaagaaagtatgtttaATGAATGAGTACTTACCTAGAATAGTTctgggttgtctagttaaggtgtgaagggggcactGGAATTgtcactttgtatcttacctagataaatCTTAAGAATGAGTCTAGTTAGGGAAACTTGTTgaatatgtagacatgatctaaacttagttAGTTGTAAGGATTATtcaggtagtcttgaagaggtaaatcatggatgttatcttcttaatttacttaagtaagtcttttgaagGCATTTGGTAAGGTaatgtcatattatttatttgttgttgtgtTAAATGACTGATTCTATCATAGGTAGTCtgtaggatctcttaagtgtgtgtgtgtaaggtaTTGTATGGGTGTACGCTTCACAACTcgctcaagtgagacttagaattaCCTTttgtaggaggatctcatgttcatatgtttgatgtcttgtaagtgtgttgaTCTCGTTATAGGTGGTGTTAAGAATCACTTACGTGTTCCaagagaggttgtatgggcggtatCTCTTTGTCTTAATTAAGTGAGTTTTAGGATagctttaagtgagggatttgCATGCTTTGAAAACGTTACTGTGAAGTAAGACACATCACTGTATGATTGAAAAATGACCACTGTAAAGTGCTTAGCTTAGTGTgaagatttcaaaaaaatatgataaatggtTCAAGAGTTTCCTTATGTGCTTCTAATTTTATAAacgttgttcttatgattatgacattagatttaaaataaaagatgtttatttgaaataaatgtccattttcatcattttatgcataatgcaacacttattacaattttttgtactacttccatacattttgttatcactaaaggtgtaggtgaaaGTTGAGAAGGTTCGTGAAGGAGAGCTTTgattccaaattttttcaagcaaagtgaagtatgtcctcaattgattTCGAGGGAATACGAGTATGTCTTTTCTTTCCTTGAAGTATTGTAAGACTAAGTAATTCTCTATTTTGATGTATGGGCCTTTTCCCATGTATTCTCGTGTCTTATGTTTTATGAGATTGAGACATAGTATTTCCTTTGATTTCTAACGAAAGATGTCATTAAAGATATTCtagtttttttgaaaagttttaattccgcactacttttgaTTATGCATATGCGATGAACAATACagaaagggcttgtacaagacctcaaATAGATCAAGTACGCCAGTTGCAATCCGATAATGGCCATAACTTATATAGTGTGGTTTTGGGATGTGACAACCTTAATGAagaaaattattcaatttgatgaagaatctccactaAATTCTCCAATCCGAGCCTTTCCTTGTGTTTTTGCaccaatggagttctagggaatttgggttttgattttgaagaatgaaatattctaatTGTTTTAGGCttattaacaaatttaaaatacccaaaataccctttagTAACCGCCCTTTCACTTTTGTTGAAGTGGGGTTAATTTACAATTTCACCCCTAATATTACAGTGAACCTGCGTAGGAGAACATGCTCATAGATGGATGGCCATCGACGACCCGTCTCTTGACCAACGGACCATCCTATTGGTCCGTAGTTGGGAAATGAGGATTTTATTCAGACTATTCTATACCAAATCTAAGTACTGACCTAAGACACCCCATAGACAGGGCATCCACTGGCTCACCGGGCATCGATTGCCTCCATCATTTGAGGCTGTCTAGGCAGTCTCCGCTAAATTAAAAGGGTCCTTCCTCATGGACCCTTgaatggtccttggggatttttTCAAAGACGTTTCAAACCCAGACATGCCTATATATGATTTTAGGAactctcacatgaattttatCCAGAAAGAACATGTAAACTCGACGTAACATGCCTAGACACAATAGGTCCTTTCAAGGCAATCCTtttgaatgtcatggacgttcttgggcgTTTGACCTCGAAACATCTCGAAACATGACACACTGactataaacactataataacaCATATTATAAGAGTATAatctcatgaatcacacataaacatataaaacaacatatgaggcacataggtgacttagtcatcgaacgtcttagtcgtcccttcacgtttgacttccaatttaCCTAAGTCTTACACACTGCATCAAAAACACATTATAAAAAACATTAGGACATGTAATAATACTCATGATAACCATGTTAGTCTGTAGTCACCTAACTCATTTTCGGGaacttacaatatcccccacttggacaacattcatcctcaaatggcACTTTTCACTCTCCGAACATTTTCAAGAATAGAGATTCAATTACAAACTCATGGACATATCATATAACATCTCATACAATATAAACATTAAGAGAACATCAATTTCTCATAACCTAGGAGGATCACAACACaagaagaaactagaaaacATTCTTTAACTTATCATGCTACAAAACTCACCTGCTTCATTCGAAATagcaaaaaatcattttttaaatataatgctCATATGCATAGTTTCtaacaacattaaaaaaattttagacGAAATAATGAATTTgtcaatttctcaaaatatttacaGTGAGCTGGCATACATTATAGTGATTTAGGCTATTTtcaaaaaatgcaacttttaggcgAATTATGAAAGAAACTTGCTACTATGCAATATATAACCACATAAAAACATcttataacataatcataaattaataaaatgaacaataaaaggaataaatgaaattcaatttgaaaaagACTCCTAAACACAATGCAATATGCAACATACTTGACTTTCTACTCTAAAACTTGAGTTGCATAGAAAATTGAAAGATTAATAAAAACTCTTTTAGTCACCATACTTCCCGTTTTAGGAAGGAACtcataatattacataaatacAAGAACTTACTATCATTCCTCATCCTCATCCGTCTTTGATCCTTTAGTTCTGAGTGCATAGAAAACCACTTATTTAGATCAGCATCCTTGGCAACATTAGGAACAACTTGTTTATACTCTCTTCCTCTATAAACAATGGTAGTTCAATCTCTCACCTTGTGTCCTTCTTTACCACAACCGAAGAAACTCGCGGTACCCTTTAGGCATTCCCCATAGTGCTTCCTTCCACAGGTGACACATGTATGTTTCcaattttgagaaccacctcctttctccaATTTCAACTTAGCACTCATAGGTTCTCTTGAGTTACATTGttcttcttaaacctagatTGATCTTGGTCACTAGAACCACTCCTTTTCAAGTTTCTGGACATCCTCTTAAgtttggactcttcaattgattgggcatacaccatgagtctagctagAGTCATATCATCATGAAACATGGCCGTACAACATTCCTCCCTTACTAGATCGGCGACTCATCTAATCCCTCATATTAAACACACGACATGTGTCATATATAGATAACGTAGAGAACTTCCAAAAGTATTCTTCAACGTTCAAATTTCTTTGATTGATATTGATAAACTTATCTACCTTAACTTCCCTCCTTCACGGGTAATGAACTTTCCATGattaaattcttcccactctATAGGACTCGACTTCACCAACCTATTATCCTTAcattgagtgtaccacactGGAGCaacatccctcaattgataTGAAGCTAGTTTTGCCTTCTCCCTATATGTAACTCTCATGGCACTCAACACATTTTACACTCCATTtaggaactcttggggatcctcttcTTCCTTAGAGACAAGAAAAataagaggattcatcctcacaaagtctgTTAACCTAGAGGTCAAGTGCTCTCCACAACAATCGCCCTAGGCACCATACTCAAATTCGCTTGAGTAGTCACTGGTTGGGCTAAAGCAAGCAAACCCTCTCAAATATCGCTAATTTGCGGCGAAACCACCAGAATGTCATTACCTCCTATCACGATAGGGACTTGATCATCTTGGAAAGGATCTTGATCATATTGAGCgccttgaggaacttgctcaacttgctcaacttgaggaggaatcttcTCATTCACATCATTCTCCTCAACTCTCCTAACCGATGTCCTTCTCATATTCAtttcctagaaacacaaggaaaaccataagaaaagagtactcataacttttactctacgacacgacataggagtagaaaagaatgGAAACTCTATCGTTCTATAGCCTCTAGCCCGTAGGTGTGTCGCGACTCACTCCGATGGTCAAGACATTACCAGATATTACTTGAAGAGACTTTTTGATTCCCTGGACTAATTTTACAACCTACGCTCTAATACCAAGATCGTCACATCTcaaaaccacaccctagaagttagggccgATTTTGGATTGCAAtcagcgtacttgacctctcagaggtcttgtacaagtccTTTCTGTATCgctcatcgcatatacataatgcaAAATACTGCAGAATTAAATTCTTTTCAAAACATTAGAATATCTTTTAGTACATTTTTCAATAGAAATAATCGGAACTAATAAGTATCAATCACATAAAACAtaagacacgagaatactttgGGACACGACCATActtcaaaacatagaaatactTATTCTATTACAATACATCAAAGGAAATAAAAGTCATATATGTATGCCCTTGATtcaatgaggacatacttcagtGCGCTTGAACTACTCTAGAATCCAAGCTTTGCTTATCAATCCTTCTCACCTTTCACGTACACCATTAGATATAGCAAAATGTATTGAGTTAGTATAAACAATTGTACTAAATATGGCATTATTCATAGAAtaatgaaaatggacatttattagaaatgtGCGTCTTTCCAtttaaacatcataatataatcataatactaacatttatcaatttagaaacacataaggaaACACTAAAaccattaattttattttttgaagcaTTTACAATAACTTCACTTCACTGTGTACTGAAGTTACTTAACTTAACCTAAAACACCTTTTAGTATGTACTTACCTTACTACAAGATATCGTAAGACTCACTTATGTAAGACAAGGACAAACCGCCCATCCAAcatctctaggcacacctaaattattcttaagaccacctataatgacaTCAACACACTTACAAAACatcaaacatatgaacatgagatcctcctaccaaaggttattctaagtctcacttgatcGAGTAGTGAagtgaccgcccatacaatcccttacatacacacttaagagatcctaatAGACTATCTATGATAGAATCAtctaatttaatataaacatatagataatattacATTCTATTTCTAGAGACTATGAAAAACTTACTtaagtagatcaagaagataacgtccatgatttacctcttcaagattacctaaataatccttaagactacctaaggcctatatcatgtctacataatatcctccctaactagagtcattctttagACTTATCTtggtaagatatgaagtgaccattcctatgccccctctACACCATAACTAGACAACCTTTAATAACTCTAGATAATTACTTATTAATCTAACATACTTAGTTAACttaaatcattacattcattagttcatttaagactcttTCAttacataaggacattcaagtaatggtcttgcaaAAAACCTATGTACTCTaagtaacaccttcaaagtctatGGTGCAATGTATTGATAGCGTCTTATACCACAACCTAAACATCATCGAACTTATCTAAttctagtaggtatcccatatgataaTAATAGACAATAATCGAAACAAACCATGATAGCAAATAATGCAATCAAAAGTTCTATCCTACTCTGATGAGGGTGTTCCAATAGAAAATAATGCAATCCaaagttctatcctactccgataAGGGTGTTCCACTTGCCAATTGTAGAACTTGAACACATCCCATGTAAAAACATCATTAAGGAATACGAAAGACATGTTTTTTTTACTCTAGTATCATTCTTTAACAACAAATACTTCCTTACCATACTCCAACCTCAACACTTCAATCCGATACAACACATGGTCATGAAcatcaatttaatataaaaactatcatactcaatgaaactaggtcaattcaatatatattccTCTATATAATAAAACCTATATATCAATACAATACAATTATTACTTCCACTAATAACCcatgaaaaaataaactagAATTCAGAAGTATTAGATCGATATTAATTAATCCATTAAGTAGTCAAAAAGTAGGGTTCaacaattacatgggttcatagtttaattgagttaaaatcatcaaattaattacaattaaataattatttaatacttaaaaacatttaattcaAGAAGCCAtgcatagatcatgaaatttgacaatttatctttaaaaactcatagaaaacatctttgaaagttagggtccttgatgaatagagtttcaaagttcaaaaaccataccttaatgcatcttattatacaattttatgatTAATCTCCACTCAATTTTCTAATCCAAGTGTTTCCTTGAGTTTTTGCTCCAATGGAGTTTTAGGGAATTTCTAAGAGAATTTGGGTTTAGATATTGATGATTGAAATCTTCAAAGCATTTTAGgattataaacatatttaaaatacccaaaacaccTTTTAGGAACCTACCTTTCTCTTATTTGTAAGTGGAGTTAATTTAAAACTTCACCcctaacattacagtgaacctGCGAAGGAGAACATGCTCACAAACTGATGACCATCGACAGCCCCTCCCTTGACCAACGGACGGTCCTA harbors:
- the LOC138341970 gene encoding uncharacterized protein; amino-acid sequence: MVGEDLQEFLDGVYKVLSSMGVTSMEKAELPLYQLRDVAQVWYTKWKDNRTVELGPIQWEEFKEAFLGKYFPHERREVKEEEYINLKHARYAPTPVSNLRDELSYFVMGVTDLAREECRTTMLHDDMTLARHMKGSQTQEEPRNEKVKFEKEGGSQNGKPTSVTCGKRHYGECLKGTRSCFGCGKEGHKVRECPTISSRGREGKQVVPYVPTDDAPNKWLSYALRAKGSKSDEDEE